A window of the Halichoerus grypus chromosome 2, mHalGry1.hap1.1, whole genome shotgun sequence genome harbors these coding sequences:
- the PDE4D gene encoding 3',5'-cyclic-AMP phosphodiesterase 4D isoform X7, whose protein sequence is MASNKFKRMLNRELTHLSEMSRSGNQVSEYISNTFLDKQHEVEIPSPTQKEKEKKKRPMSQISGVKKLMHSSSLTNSSIPRFGVKTEQEDVLAKELEDVNKWGLHVFRIAELSGNRPLTVIMHTIFQERDLLKTFKIPVDTLITYLMTLEDHYHADVAYHNNIHAADVVQSTHVLLSTPALEAVFTDLEILAAIFASAIHDVDHPGVSNQFLINTNSELALMYNDSSVLENHHLAVGFKLLQEENCDIFQNLTKKQRQSLRKMVIDIVLATDMSKHMNLLADLKTMVETKKVTSSGVLLLDNYSDRIQVLQNMVHCADLSNPTKPLQLYRQWTDRIMEEFFRQGDRERERGMEISPMCDKHNASVEKSQVGFIDYIVHPLWETWADLVHPDAQDILDTLEDNREWYQSTIPQSPSPAPDDQEEGRQGQTEKFQFELTLEEDGESDTEKDSGSQVEEDTSCSDSKTLCTQDSESTEIPLDEQVEEETVGEEEDSQPEACVIEDHSPDT, encoded by the exons tttaaaaGGATGCTTAATCGGGAGCTCACCCATCTCTCTGAAATGAGTCGGTCTGGAAATCAAGTGTCAGAGTATATATCAAACACATTCTTAG ATAAGCAACATGAAGTGGAAATTCCTTCTCCAactcagaaggaaaaggagaaaaagaaaaggccaatGTCTCAGATCAGTGGGGTCAAGAAGTTGATGCACAGCTCCAGTTTGACGAATTCAAGCATCCCAAGATTTGGGGTTAAAACTGAACAAGAGGATGTCCTTGCCAAG GAACTAGAAGATGTGAATAAATGGGGTCTTCATGTTTTCAGAATAGCAGAGCTGTCTGGTAACCGGCCTTTGACTGTTATCATGCATACTATTTTTCAG GAACGggatttattaaaaacatttaaaattccaGTAGACACTTTAATTACATACCTTATGACCCTGGAAGACCATTATCATGCTGACGTGGCCTACCACAACAATATTCATGCTGCAGATGTAGTCCAGTCAACACATGTGCTGTTATCTACACCTGCTTTGGAG GCTGTGTTTACAGATTTGGAGATTCTTGCAGCAATTTTTGCTAGTGCAATACATGATGTAGATCATCCCGGTGTGTCAAATCAGTTTCTGATCAATACAA ACTCCGAACTTGCCTTGATGTACAATGATTCTTCTGTCTTGGAGAACCATCATCTGGCTGTGGGCTTTAAGTTGCTTCAGGAAGAAAACTGTGATATTTTCCAGAATTTGACCAAAAAGCAAAGACAATCATTAAGGAAGATGGTCATTGACATT GTGCTTGCAACGGACATGTCGAAACACATGAACCTACTGGCTGATTTGAAAACTATGGTTGAAACTAAGAAAGTGACAAGTTCTGGAGTTCTTCTTCTTGATAATTATTCTGACAGGATTCAG GTCCTTCAGAATATGGTGCACTGTGCAGACCTGAGCAACCCCACGAAGCCGCTCCAGCTATACCGCCAGTGGACGGACCGCATCATGGAGGAGTTCTTCCGCCAGGGAGACCGAGAGAGGGAGCGGGGCATGGAGATCAGTCCCATGTGTGACAAGCACAATGCCTCTGTGGAAAAGTCACAG gtgGGCTTCATAGACTATATTGTTCATCCTCTCTGGGAGACATGGGCGGACCTCGTGCATCCTGACGCCCAGGACATTCTGGACACTTTGGAGGACAATCGTGAATGGTACCAGAGCACAATTCCTCAGAGCCCCTCCCCAGCGCCTGATGACCAGGAAGAAGGCCGGCAGGGTCAAACCGAGAAGTTCCAGTTTGAACTCACTTTAGAGGAAGATGGCGAGTCCGACACCGAAAAGGACAGTGGAAGTCAGGTGGAAGAAGACACTAGCTGCAGTGACTCCAAGACTCTCTGTACTCAAGACTCGGAGTCTACTGAAATTCCCCTTGATGAGCAGGTGGAAGAGGAGacagtgggggaggaagaagacagCCAGCCCGAAGCCTGTGTAATA
- the PDE4D gene encoding 3',5'-cyclic-AMP phosphodiesterase 4D isoform X6, with the protein MPEANYLLSVSWGYIKFKRMLNRELTHLSEMSRSGNQVSEYISNTFLDKQHEVEIPSPTQKEKEKKKRPMSQISGVKKLMHSSSLTNSSIPRFGVKTEQEDVLAKELEDVNKWGLHVFRIAELSGNRPLTVIMHTIFQERDLLKTFKIPVDTLITYLMTLEDHYHADVAYHNNIHAADVVQSTHVLLSTPALEAVFTDLEILAAIFASAIHDVDHPGVSNQFLINTNSELALMYNDSSVLENHHLAVGFKLLQEENCDIFQNLTKKQRQSLRKMVIDIVLATDMSKHMNLLADLKTMVETKKVTSSGVLLLDNYSDRIQVLQNMVHCADLSNPTKPLQLYRQWTDRIMEEFFRQGDRERERGMEISPMCDKHNASVEKSQVGFIDYIVHPLWETWADLVHPDAQDILDTLEDNREWYQSTIPQSPSPAPDDQEEGRQGQTEKFQFELTLEEDGESDTEKDSGSQVEEDTSCSDSKTLCTQDSESTEIPLDEQVEEETVGEEEDSQPEACVIEDHSPDT; encoded by the exons ATGCCTGAAGCAAACTATTTACTGTCAGTGTCTTGGGGCTACATTAAG tttaaaaGGATGCTTAATCGGGAGCTCACCCATCTCTCTGAAATGAGTCGGTCTGGAAATCAAGTGTCAGAGTATATATCAAACACATTCTTAG ATAAGCAACATGAAGTGGAAATTCCTTCTCCAactcagaaggaaaaggagaaaaagaaaaggccaatGTCTCAGATCAGTGGGGTCAAGAAGTTGATGCACAGCTCCAGTTTGACGAATTCAAGCATCCCAAGATTTGGGGTTAAAACTGAACAAGAGGATGTCCTTGCCAAG GAACTAGAAGATGTGAATAAATGGGGTCTTCATGTTTTCAGAATAGCAGAGCTGTCTGGTAACCGGCCTTTGACTGTTATCATGCATACTATTTTTCAG GAACGggatttattaaaaacatttaaaattccaGTAGACACTTTAATTACATACCTTATGACCCTGGAAGACCATTATCATGCTGACGTGGCCTACCACAACAATATTCATGCTGCAGATGTAGTCCAGTCAACACATGTGCTGTTATCTACACCTGCTTTGGAG GCTGTGTTTACAGATTTGGAGATTCTTGCAGCAATTTTTGCTAGTGCAATACATGATGTAGATCATCCCGGTGTGTCAAATCAGTTTCTGATCAATACAA ACTCCGAACTTGCCTTGATGTACAATGATTCTTCTGTCTTGGAGAACCATCATCTGGCTGTGGGCTTTAAGTTGCTTCAGGAAGAAAACTGTGATATTTTCCAGAATTTGACCAAAAAGCAAAGACAATCATTAAGGAAGATGGTCATTGACATT GTGCTTGCAACGGACATGTCGAAACACATGAACCTACTGGCTGATTTGAAAACTATGGTTGAAACTAAGAAAGTGACAAGTTCTGGAGTTCTTCTTCTTGATAATTATTCTGACAGGATTCAG GTCCTTCAGAATATGGTGCACTGTGCAGACCTGAGCAACCCCACGAAGCCGCTCCAGCTATACCGCCAGTGGACGGACCGCATCATGGAGGAGTTCTTCCGCCAGGGAGACCGAGAGAGGGAGCGGGGCATGGAGATCAGTCCCATGTGTGACAAGCACAATGCCTCTGTGGAAAAGTCACAG gtgGGCTTCATAGACTATATTGTTCATCCTCTCTGGGAGACATGGGCGGACCTCGTGCATCCTGACGCCCAGGACATTCTGGACACTTTGGAGGACAATCGTGAATGGTACCAGAGCACAATTCCTCAGAGCCCCTCCCCAGCGCCTGATGACCAGGAAGAAGGCCGGCAGGGTCAAACCGAGAAGTTCCAGTTTGAACTCACTTTAGAGGAAGATGGCGAGTCCGACACCGAAAAGGACAGTGGAAGTCAGGTGGAAGAAGACACTAGCTGCAGTGACTCCAAGACTCTCTGTACTCAAGACTCGGAGTCTACTGAAATTCCCCTTGATGAGCAGGTGGAAGAGGAGacagtgggggaggaagaagacagCCAGCCCGAAGCCTGTGTAATA